AGGCCGTCGTCGTTTTGGTCTTTTGGAGTCGCGGCGCCGCTGGCGTCTTGAGGGGTAGCGATCACGGAAGCTTCCTTCTTTTGGGCGTCGCCGAGGATGGTCTTGATGTTCTTGTTGCGCCGCTGGTTGGGGCGCCAGTGTGGGTTGCGGAAGGTCTTGTGGATGGAGTGGATGTCGAGTTGCTCGAGGAGGGCTGTGTGGGCTGCTTGCGCGGCGAGCACTTCGGGGTTCTGTGATGCCATGGTtatgatggtgatgctggaGAGCTGATGGGTGAGTGGTGGCGGGCTGTGGTCAGCGATCAATGGCGAGCCAACTTCTGGAACAAGTGCTGGGAGCTTCAAGTGTTGGAACCTCTGCCGCGTCTGACCGCTTTTGCTGTTCGCACTGTTGACGCGCTCCAGAAAGCGTGCCCCGCCAAACACTTTGTGGGGGTGGGGCTGTACGTTATGCTTCGCCCATTCAAGTCATTATTACCACGAAAGCCATCAATTTTAGAGTGACAGAGCTGTGATAACCCTCAAGATGGTACGTTCTCATATATATTGCCTTATGATATGAACTAACAAGCAACAGGAAAGTCCACACGAGCATCAGCAGAACCTCCTGCTGTCACGCATTATCACCAATGTTGTAAGTCAACTCGGGTACATGGCAAGCAGACAGCACCTACTCATGGATATACAGGAGAAACTGAACGAGTCCATTCTTGTCATGAACAAGACCCTTCAAGTAGGACATCATATTCCAAAATCACTGCTTAATATCAAGCTAATCGGCTGCTAGGACATCAACATTCAGAACATGAACATTGAGCTGGTAGCCCAAATGTTCAAGAATTACCAGTCCAAtgtccttttccatctcgaGGGTAAGCTCTCATGATTTTAAAGGGTCACATGCAACTGTGAACTGTACTAACACCGGCACAGCTACGGACAACTTGAAAGACCCGGCGTGAAGTAATCTGCGAAGAGTTGCAATGGGTTGAGCAACAAGGCTAGTGTCCATGGCAAGCTCATCATGTTGATGTCAGGAAAGCATTTTACAGCGGCGTTTAGGAGTACTATATTTCTAGACTGTGCTGAGTGCCAAAGTCGATGTATTCATCATGTATTGTCTTTGATGACTTTCCGTAAGTGCCTACAACAACCGCACGGTGCATCTCCAAATTCCAACTGTATCAGCACGGTGCGGCGCGCATCCCTGACAGCTCCCGGCAGCGGCAAGCTCGAGGCGGATGGCGGCGTTGCGCACTGGACTTACAACTTCCATCTTGCTCTTTGGCAAAGCAATAATATCTCTTTTATTAGCAACCAGTTTTCCAAGTACGTTATCATCCGGTCCAGAATCATACCAAAATCCCCTCGAGAATTTCTACCAAActcgtcaacatcatcaccagaaaCCTTACGTTGCGCGCTTCCGTACACCTGCCATCTGCGACTCGCAGCAATGGCGCCCTCGGCAATGGAAGGGGTTGTCAGCACACGAGATGCCTGGATgaccctcccaccaccgacaTTGCACCCGGTCAAGGAAGCCAGATTCGAGAAATACCTAGAGCCACAAACAGACGGCCGCAAGCGCGCCCTAGCCTTGCCTCAAGGGCAGGCCGCGATTGTCATTGATAATGGTATGCCAGCTTGCTTTGCTgtccccaacaccaagaccaagattgCTAACATGTCAATTGGTGTTTTTTCGTAGGCTCCTACAATGTCCGCGCAGGCTGGTCCTTCGAGGACAAGCCCCGCTTGTCCATCCCCCCGATCATGTCCAAGTACCGCGATCGCAAGTTAGCCAAGACCTTTTCGTTCGCCGGCCAGGACTGCTACGCCGATACCACTGCGAGGGGACATATCCGCAATGCGTTCGAGGCGGGGACTGGCATCGTAAGCAACTGGGATGTGATGGAGCATGTTTTGGACCACATCTTCATCAAGCTTGGCATGaatggggtggagggtgggatTGATATGCCTATTGTTATGACGGAAGCTGTCGCCAACTTTCCATACTCGAGGAAATGTTTGTGT
The window above is part of the Podospora bellae-mahoneyi strain CBS 112042 chromosome 3, whole genome shotgun sequence genome. Proteins encoded here:
- the DAD4 gene encoding DASH complex subunit dad4 (COG:S; EggNog:ENOG503P5Z2), whose translation is MESPHEHQQNLLLSRIITNVEKLNESILVMNKTLQDINIQNMNIELVAQMFKNYQSNVLFHLEATDNLKDPA